The following are encoded together in the Perca flavescens isolate YP-PL-M2 chromosome 22, PFLA_1.0, whole genome shotgun sequence genome:
- the LOC114549636 gene encoding apoptosis regulator Bcl-2, with protein MEGAMAAAATFSSRDIVDDFLRYKLLSVGVDGRDRASGQRRRNAAASTSSRRSEGGMTSRRGATPDDSQQDPCLAPPPLQVVLRCAGDELLRRYRGDLSAQVSALLLCDVGQAARRRSLAAVSEELFRDGVNWGRIVAMMELGGALCTRVARTGGAWQPDDIAGWMEESLDSPPLRGWIHANGGWDAFVELYGEPRPPVSFWSLRTVIGLAVLGAVTLGALFTHLIQSSQLHQPLTGKPGQQQTP; from the exons ATGGAAGGTGCGATGGCCGCCGCTGCTACCTTTAGCAGCCGGGATATCGTGGATGATTTCCTCCGCTACAAGCTGCTCAGCGTCGGCGTGGACGGGCGGGACCGGGCTAGCGGTCAGCGCAGACGCAACGCAGCTGCATCTACGTCATCAAGGAGATCTGAGGGAGGGATGACATCACGCCGGGGAGCCACTCCGGATGACTCTCAGCAAG ACCCCTGCCTGGCTCCGCCCCCGCTGCAGGTCGTGCTCAGGTGTGCAGGTGACGAGCTGCTGCGGCGTTACCGCGGCGACCTGTCGGCCCAGGTGTCGGCGCTGCTGCTGTGCGATGTCGGCCAGGCGGCACGGCGGCGGAGCCTGGCGGCCGTCAGCGAGGAACTGTTCAGGGACGGGGTGAACTGGGGACGTATCGTGGCCATGATGGAGCTGGGCGGAGCTCTGTGCACACGGGTGGCGAGGACGGGCGGCGCCTGGCAGCCGGATGACATCGCCGGCTGGATGGAGGAGAGTCTGGACTCACCGCCACTCCGGGGATGGATCCACGCCAACGGAGGATGG GATGCGTTTGTGGAGTTGTACGGTGAGCCCAGACCTCCAGTCAGCTTCTGGTCTCTGAGGACAGTGATTGGACTGGCTGTACTGGGAGCAGTCACACTGGGAGCCCTGTTCACACACCTGATCCAGTCCAGTCAGCTGCATCAACCTCTGACTGGGAAACCGGGTCAACAGCAGACTCCCTGA
- the LOC114548970 gene encoding actin-related protein 3B, with product MCFYFLHLSLRPGTTQRQRQTDRDRKRERETDRETDRQTEKERESERQTERGRTEPEQNHNNMQQLPPCVIDCGTGYTKIGYAGNTEPQFIMPSCIAIRESAGVGDTAQRRLAPGLHDLDFYIGDEAEDKPNYATKWPIRHGMVEDWDLMEKFLEQVIFKYLRAEPEDHSFLMTEPPLNTPENREYLAEIMFETFNTPGLYIAVQVRQTDRQTDRQTDRQTDRQTDRQLKDPLVNVLKHKTFTQETGCHNVVGYHMNCCNIVLSGGSTMFRDFGRRLQRDVKRVVDARLKLSEDLSGGRIKPKPMEVQVITHHMQRYAVWFGGSMLASTPEFPRCVTLRRTTMRSAPASVDTTPCSASCPDAIC from the exons ATGTGTTTCtattttctccatctctccctccgaCCCGGAactacacagagacagagacagacagacagagacagaaagagagagcgagagacagacagagagacagacagacagacagagaaagaaagagagagcgagagacagacagagagaggccgGACCGAGCCGGAGCAGAACCATAACAACATGCAGCAGCTTCCCCCCTGCGTGATAGACTGCGGGACCGG CTACACAAAGATCGGCTATGCTGGGAACACGGAGCCACAGTTCATCATGCCGTCCT GTATCGCCATCAGGGAGTCGGCCGGTGTGGGAGACACGGCCCAGAGGAGGCTCGCACCTGGACTCCACGACCTGGACTTCTACATCGGAGACGAAGCCGAGGACAAACCCAACTACGCAACCAAG tggcCCATCCGTCATGGCATGGTGGAGGACTGGGATCTGATGGAGAAGTTTCTGGAGCAGGTGATCTTCAAATACCTGCGAGCTGAACCTGAGGACCACAGCTTCCTCATG acagaGCCTCCTCTCAACACCCCAGAGAACAGAGAGTACCTGGCAGAGATCATGTTCGAGACCTTCAACACACCTGGACTCTACATCGCAGtgcaggtgagacagacagacagacagacagacagacagacagacagacagacagacagacagacagacagacagttaaaaGATCCTCTGGTCAATGTcctaaaacacaagactttcacccaggaaacaggttgCCATAATGTAGTAGGATATCATATGAATTGTTGT aacatCGTGCTCTCTGGAGGATCCACCATGTTCAGAGACTTTGGGCGGCGACTGCAGAGAGACGTGAAGAGAGTCGTGGACGCCAGACTGAAACTGAGTGAAGATCTGAGTGGAGGACGGATaaag CCGAAGCCGATGGAGGTTCAGGTCATCACACATCACATGCAGCGCTACGCCGTCTGGTTCGGAGGCTCCATGTTGGCGTCCACG ccCGAGTTCCCCAGGTGTGTCACTCTAAGAAGGACTACGATGAGATCGGCCCCAGCATCTGTCGACACAACCCCGTGTTCGGCATCATGTCCTGATGCTATCTGCTAG